A region from the Triticum urartu cultivar G1812 chromosome 1, Tu2.1, whole genome shotgun sequence genome encodes:
- the LOC125532696 gene encoding protein IQ-DOMAIN 2-like, with translation MGKKGKWLGAVKKVFSPESKEKKEEKLRKKLAARDPSPPDLTPSTSLEVNVSMPPPPPPPAVPSPHQTEEVQVRDVELEQEQEQSKHVTVEAAPDAPAQTSSALPPGVSREELAAIKIQTAFRGYLARRALRALRGLVRLKSLVEGNSVKRQAASTLRCMQTLARVQSQIRSRRLKMSEENQALQRQLLLKQELDSLRMGEHWDDTTQSKEKIEASLISRQEAAIRRERALAYAFSHQWKSSSRSSNPMFVDPNNPHWGWSWLERWMAAKPSEPLYLSVLCLPAVDFSSGGNMKNPWSDLGHWFLSTMAGISWS, from the exons ATGGGGAAGAAGGGCAAGTGGCTGGGCGCCGTCAAGAAGGTGTTCAGCCCTGAGtccaaggagaagaaggaggag AAACTGAGGAAGAAGTTGGCTGCAAGAGACCCCAGTCCACCAGATCTAACACCTTCCACTTCCTTGGAAGTCAATGTTtcgatgccgccgccgccgccgcctcccgccgttCCATCCCCGCACCAAACTGAGGAGGTTCAGGTCCGTGATGTTGAGCTggagcaggagcaggagcagAGCAAGCATGTGACCGTGGAGGCAGCCCCTGATGCTCCTGCACAGACATCGTCGGCATTGCCACCTGGTGTATCGAGGGAAGAGCTAGCAGCAATCAAGATCCAGACCGCCTTCAGGGGATACCTG GCAAGGAGGGCACTACGAGCCTTGAGGGGCCTTGTTAGATTGAAGTCATTGGTCGAGGGTAATTCGGTTAAGCGTCAAGCTGCAAGTACTCTGCGCTGTATGCAGACTCTCGCACGGGTGCAGTCACAGATACGTTCAAGAAGGCTGAAGATGTCTGAGGAGAACCAAGCCCTCCAGCGCCAGCTCCTGCTGAAACAAGAATTGGACAGTTTGAGG ATGGGGGAGCACTGGGACGACACCACTCAATCCAAGGAGAAGATCGAAGCAAGTCTAATAAGCAGGCAAGAGGCTGCAATAAGAAGAGAGAGAGCGCTCGCATACGCGTTTTCCCATCAG TGGAAGAGCAGTTCAAGGTCCTCCAACCCAATGTTTGTAGACCCAAACAACCCACACTGGGGCTGGAGCTGGCTGGAGCGCTGGATGGCAGCAAAGCCTTCTGAG CCTTTATACCTCTCAGTTTTATGCCTCCCCGCCGTGGATTTTAGTAGTGGTGGAAACATGAAGAATCCATGGTCAGATTTAGGCCATTGGTTCTTGTCAACCATGGCAGGAATTAGTTGGTCATAG